In Amaranthus tricolor cultivar Red isolate AtriRed21 chromosome 3, ASM2621246v1, whole genome shotgun sequence, a single window of DNA contains:
- the LOC130809455 gene encoding early nodulin-like protein 2 has translation MASNIRLLVSFVIGFVLSLYCVDAIKPRPLRHYVNGRQGWVLHPMQDYNQWAGSNRFLVHDTLYFRYNKEKDSVLEVSKEDYDSCNTDHPVQKKQDGESEFELNHPGPFYFISGNKTHCEQGQKIIVQVLHYPPSPPKSAPTPKGSPGPTISPPGSHLQPPPSASTPKSAPSPTYSPPGLTPPGSQPPTGHHPHPFPLPPTAGPSPKTSPGSSGPSSSHPGSPSTPSGSATSPSGSPVTPSGPASSPSGSPSTPSGPAASPTGSPSTPSGPAASPTGSPSTPSGPASSPSGSSVTPSGPAASPTGSPSTPSGPASSPSGSSVTPSGPAASPTGSPSTPSGPASSPSASSPSSSSPAGPASSPASGIPAGPAISPTVAASPPTPEAGGPGSPLAPSPDQPADIIAPAPSEKKNGAVRSNNSGFSLGVGVIIAIIMCFN, from the exons atggCTTCTAATATAAGGCTTTTGGTAAGTTTTGTGATTGGATTTGTGTTATCACTTTACTGTGTTGATGCCATTAAACCTAGACCTTTAAGGCATTATGTTAATGGTAGACAAGGTTGGGTTCTTCATCCTATGCAAGATTATAATCAGTGGGCTGGCTCCAATAGATTTCTTGTTCATGACACTCTTT ATTTTAGGTACAATAAAGAGAAAGATTCAGTATTGGAAGTGAGTAAAGAAGATTATGATAGTTGTAATACTGATCATCCAGTGCAGAAGAAACAAGATGGTGAATCAGAATTTGAGTTGAATCATCCTGGCCCTTTTTACTTCATTAGTGGTAATAAAACTCATTGTGAACAAGGTCAAAAAATTATTGTTCAAGTTTTACATTATCCACCTTCTCCTCCTAAATCTGCTCCTACCCCTAAAGGCTCCCCTGGCCCCACAATTTCCCCTCCTGGGTCCCACCTTCAACCTCCACCTTCTGCTTCTACTCCTAAATCTGCCCCATCTCCCACTTATTCTCCTCCTGGCCTCACACCACCTGGTTCTCAACCTCCTACTGGTCATCATCCCCACCCGTTCCCTCTACCCCCAACTGCCGGACCCTCCCCTAAAACCTCACCCGGTTCATCTGGCCCATCTTCATCTCATCCTGGTTCACCTTCCACTCCATCAGGCTCAGCAACATCACCTTCTGGATCGCCTGTAACACCATCAGGCCCGGCATCATCACCTTCTGGTTCTCCTTCCACGCCATCAGGCCCAGCAGCATCACCCACTGGTTCTCCTTCCACACCATCAGGCCCAGCAGCATCACCCACTGGTTCTCCTTCCACACCATCAGGTCCAGCATCATCACCTTCTGGATCATCTGTTACTCCATCAGGCCCAGCAGCATCACCCACTGGTTCTCCCTCCACACCATCAGGCCCAGCATCATCACCTTCTGGATCATCTGTTACTCCATCAGGCCCAGCAGCATCACCCACTGGTTCTCCTTCCACACCATCAGGCCCAGCATCATCTCCTTCTGCATCATCACCAAGTTCCAGCAGTCCAGCAGGCCCAGCCTCATCACCAGCATCCGGTATTCCAGCAGGCCCAGCAATATCCCCAACAGTGGCTGCTTCACCGCCAACACCCGAAGCAGGTGGGCCGGGTTCACCGCTTGCACCTTCACCAGACCAACCGGCAGACATAATAGCTCCAGCACCATCAGAAAAGAAAAACGGAGCAGTGAGGAGTAATAACAGTGGATTTTCACTGGGTGTCGGAGTTATAATTGCAAtaattatgtgttttaattAG